A region from the Pochonia chlamydosporia 170 chromosome Unknown PCv3seq00013, whole genome shotgun sequence genome encodes:
- a CDS encoding methyltransferase domain-containing protein (similar to Metarhizium robertsii ARSEF 23 XP_007825596.1) yields the protein MTSKSSPNVDSSAWFIRDEDVMELPATALELLETYAHIPAKDVIPHVLKLRKEAFALYPWPCIGRLRFLRPSLPSYAAYPAILATLKADSSAALLDVGCCFGQDLRKLVVDGVNPSQLAGLDLKPEFNELGKRLFRDADTLHIDFYARDIFDDGADWEPLWRRFDVIHITSFLHIWNWDDQVKAARRLVGFLKPKPGSLFVGSGIGSTVGGEGPNLEGTGTNYRQSEESFARLWREVGNITGTKWGVKSRLQRFEPTKPAEGQVREDQNMGVLTFEVQML from the exons ATGACTTCGAAATCCAGCCCGAACGTCGATTCCTCAGCCTGGTTCATTAGAGATGAAGATGTAATGGAATTGCCTGCCACAGCATTGGAGTTATTGGAGACATACGCCCATATCCCAGCCAAAGATGTCATTCCTCACGTACTCAAGCTT cgCAAAGAAGCCTTCGCTTTGTACCCTTGGCCGTGCATTGGACGGTTGAGATTCTTGCGGCCCTCGTTACCATCCTACGCTGCCTATCCAGCGATACTTGCGACTCTCAAGGCCGATTCTTCAGCAGCACTTCTAGATGTCGGTTGTTGTTTTGGGCAAGACCTGAGAAAactggttgttgatggcgtgAACCCCTCGCAACTTGCTGGTCTAGATCTCAAACCGGAATTTAACGAGCTGGGGAAGAGACTTTTTCGCGACGCTGACACACTTCATATTGACTTTTACGCTCGGGATATCTTCGATGATGGTGCCGACTGGGAGCCGCTCTGGAGGAGATTCGACGTCATCCACATAACTAGCTTCTTGCACATATGGAACTGGGACGATCAAGTGAAGGCAGCGCGACGTCTTGTGGGATTCCTGAAGCCGAAGCCGGGATCTCTGTTCGTCGGGAGTGGAATTGGGAGTACGGTTGGTGGAGAGGGTCCGAATCTTGAAGGCACAGGTACCAACTATCGACAAAGTGAAGAGTCATTTGCACGTCTGTGGAGAGAAGTTGGCAACATTACAGGGACTAAATGGGGGGTAAAAAGTCGTTTACAAAGATTTGAGCCTACTAAGCCTGCCGAAGGGCAGGTCAGGGAGGACCAGAACATGGGGGTGCTGACGTTCGAGGTTCAAATGCTATGA
- a CDS encoding phospholipase D Active site motif protein (similar to Neosartorya fischeri NRRL 181 XP_001260822.1) — protein sequence MVSDQVLKLVHESETVSSVWAKDPSRAPSDIIKQLYGEFKRDRNCDGSEHRQPPSQEAQEAALRCGNWGSTKPSSLFLQAFADALNCLGPDPLSGVVSPPLMGSHGTMPLTVIAPVADVIRHCSNLIARAEREVFFITCAWSPSVAQRLLRNSLIELSRRSVARGQRVTVNLMYDSAGPSNIPDSHHRVKPENYTSKSVGLPGPDEIPNVDLEVTSLHTIPLGTLHAKFCVVDRKIAAVMSNNMQDNDNLEMMVHLEGPIVDSIHDTALITWYRNLRTSVPSQNQVPASAGGLPTNDHERLYLDRSPGQTTSNIALAGESQTQLLPHTTDDPLYDKDLTGEIMRIQHTYSVKPNESRLQAANRQLNIPVKNPIEPTGPEIVDGEEMTPYISTTTPTSVPMAMVSRPPYGCFGSSNGYVPQNEAWLSLIRNAREKIFIQTPDLNAEPLLPALVEALKRGVQVTYYVCFGYNDMGEMIPGQGGTNDQVSKSLVDSLPPDGPERSLLRIYNYVGKDQDHPIHHSFKARSCHIKLLIVDGSVGIQGSGNQDTQSWFHSQEVNVMVDSKEICADWMKGIDRNQNTSLFGRVAKDGIWRDKDGNPGAGYMGDPGKVEGLFKGVVGMVQKMEGLGGF from the coding sequence atggtcTCTGACCAAGTGCTCAAACTCGTCCACGAGTCTGAGACTGTCAGCTCCGTTTGGGCGAAAGATCCTTCACGGGCGCCGAGCGACATAATCAAGCAGCTTTATGGGGAGTTCAAGCGAGATCGCAATTGCGATGGCAGCGAACACAGACAGCCCCCTTCCCAAGAGGCGCAAGAGGCGGCCTTACGGTGCGGCAACTGGGGATCAACCAAACCAAGTTCTCTCTTCTTGCAGGCCTTTGCCGATGCTTTGAACTGTTTGGGACCAGATCCCCTGTCTGGAGTCGTGTCGCCTCCGTTGATGGGATCCCATGGTACAATGCCACTTACTGTTATTGCTCCCGTGGCAGACGTTATCCGACACTGCTCCAATCTCATTGCACGAGCTGAGAGAGAAGTATTCTTCATAACATGCGCTTGGTCCCCGTCTGTTGCCCAGCGTCTTTTACGGAACTCACTGATTGAGTTGTCCAGAAGATCAGTTGCTCGAGGACAACGCGTAACGGTCAACTTGATGTATGACAGTGCGGGACCATCAAACATACCAGACTCACACCACAGAGTGAAACCGGAGAACTATACGTCAAAATCAGTTGGACTTCCCGGTCCCGACGAAATTCCCAACGTCGACTTGGAAGTTACAAGCTTGCACACTATACCGTTGGGCACGCTGCATGCCAAATTCTGCGTGGTGGATCGCAAGATTGCAGCCGTCATGAGTAACAACATGCAGGATAACGACAAtctggagatgatggtgcaTCTGGAAGGACCGATTGTTGACAGCATTCACGATACCGCCCTGATAACATGGTACCGAAACCTGAGGACATCGGTGCCTTCGCAAAATCAAGTCCCAGCCTCTGCTGGCGGATTGCCCACAAACGACCACGAGAGACTGTATCTGGACCGCTCACCCGGCCAAACAACGAGTAACATTGCGCTTGCTGGGGAGTCGCAAACTCAGCTTTTGCCACATACCACAGACGACCCCCTTTATGACAAGGACTTGACTGGGGAAATTATGCGAATCCAACACACCTATTCTGTGAAACCCAACGAGAGTCGTCTTCAGGCTGCTAATCGACAGCTAAACATACCCGTCAAGAACCCCATTGAGCCAACTGGTCCCGAAATTGTTGACGGTGAAGAAATGACTCCATACATCTCTACTACAACACCTACTTCTGTTCCCATGGCCATGGTATCGCGTCCTCCGTACGGTTGCTTTGGCTCTAGTAACGGCTATGTTCCGCAAAATGAAGCATGGCTGTCGCTTATACGGAATGCGAGGGAAAAGATATTTATacaaacaccagacctgaaTGCAGAGCCTCTTTTGCCAGCATTAGTGGAAGCTTTGAAGCGTGGAGTTCAAGTTACATATTATGTGTGCTTTGGCTATAATGACATGGGGGAAATGATTCCAGGTCAAGGCGGGACCAATGACCAAGTGTCCAAATCACTAGTCGACTCTTTGCCGCCTGACGGACCGGAGAGATCTTTGCTGAGGATTTACAATTATGTGGGAAAGGATCAAGaccatcccatccaccacAGCTTCAAAGCTCGCTCATGCCACATCAAGCTTCTCATTGTGGATGGCAGCGTTGGGATTCAAGGCAGTGGCAACCAGGATACGCAGTCGTGGTTCCACAGCCAGGAAGTCAATGTCATGGTGGACAGCAAGGAAATATGTGCCGATTGGATGAAGGGAATCGACAGAAACCAAAATACAAGCTTGTTTGGACGGGTAGCCAAGGATGGTATCTGGCGAGATAAAGATGGGAATCCTGGTGCGGGATACATGGGTGACCCTGGCAAAGTTGAGGGGTTGTTCAAAGGGGTTGTTGGTATGGTACAAAAGATGGAAGGATTGGGCGGATTTTAG
- a CDS encoding FAD binding domain-containing protein (similar to Magnaporthe oryzae 70-15 XP_003714297.1) encodes MTDTEVYDVIVVGAGPCGLATAARLREHTPAALFTDEEHRRFHWIRKYGNKVSLKHVRSNKMSVPRRNARPEYKMMVLDGTDDKWLGRWNKLFGLYDISHLRSPMLWHVDPLDRDSLLAHAYSENRENELVEIRNCVGKEISKHAKKKSAGNRHCGKKQEARVAINLRERNDYYTPSQSLFCDHCEHVATRYCLDSSMIKKGMLLDLDYGIVRGVSIDEESIFTVTTSVGRLYSKTVVLAVGAANKPEIPRLPSMPTQLQHLRQARHSMQIEEFPDAIVQARMASGRQTNVLVVGGGLTSAQLSDLAIRRGVTKVWHIMRGPCRVKHFDVDLEWMGKYKNTEQARFWLADSDEERLNIIKEARGGGSFTPLFHKRLRQHVASGRLELFEKTSLVDATFLEPDDGCGMWMVKTEPPVANMPRFDYIYFATGIQTDVSRLSYLQTMQRKYPINSYGGFPCVNDDLMWKDNVPLFTLGRLSALRLGPAAPNIGGAKLGAERVAWAIEATVKPSGWQEYGEEERNDEITGYLSGHGNMYSSLASEASQA; translated from the exons ATGACGGACACCGAAGTTTACGATGTTATCGTTGTTGGTGCCGGTCCATGTGGCCTCGCAACGGCAGCCCGCCTACGCGAGCATACTCCAGCTGCGCTCTTCACAGATGAAGAGCATCGCAGATTTCACTGGATACGGAAATATGGCAACAAGGTGAGCCTGAAGCATGTGCGAAGCAACAAAATGTCCGTTCCACGCCGCAATGCACGACCGGAATACAAAATGATGGTCCTCGACGGCACCGACGACAAGTGGCTTGGTCGATGGAACAAGCTATTTGGCTTGTATGACATTTCACATCTGAGGAGCCCAATGCTGTGGCATGTTGATCCTCTCGATCGGGACTCTTTGTTGGCTCATGCTTATTCTGAGAATCGAGAGAACGAGTTGGTCGAGATTCGCAACTGCGTCGGAAAAGAGATCAGCAAGCAtgcaaagaagaagagcgcGGGAAACCGACATTGTGGCAAAAA GCAAGAAGCGAGAGTCGCCATCAATTTACGTGAGAGGAACGATTACTACACGCCTTCACAATCTCTGTTTTGTGACCACTGCGAACATGTCGCCACAAGATACTGCCTCGATAGTAGCATGATTAAAAAAGGAATGCTATTGGATCTTGACTATGGAATTGTGAGAGGTGTTTCAATTGATGAAGAGAGCATATTTACAGTTACAACTTCTGTTGGACGACTTTACTCCAAGACCGTGGTTCTCGCAGTGGGTGCTGCAAACAAACCTGAGATTCCTAGGTTGCCGTCTATGCCCACCCAGTTGCAGCATCTGCGTCAAGCTCGCCACAGTATGCAAATCGAAGAATTTCCTGATGCAATTGTCCAGGCGAGAATGGCGTCTGGGCGGCAGACCAATGTTCTGGTTGTAGGAGGCGGATTGACATCTGCTCAACTGTCGGACCTTGCGATTCGCAGAGGCGTGACCAAGGTTTGGCATATAATGCGAGGACCCTGCCGCGTCAAacattttgatgttgatctCGAGTGGATGGGAAAGTATAAAAACACCGAGCAAGCAAGGTTTTGGCTTGCTGATTCGGACGAGGAGAGATTGAACATTATCAAGGAAGCGAGAGGTGGCGGCAGTTTCACACCTCTATTCCATAAAAGGTTGAGACAACACGTCGCTTCAGGACGACTAGAACTCTTTGAGAAAACGAGCTTGGTAGATGCCACGTTTTTGGAACCTGATGACGGATGTGGTATGTGGATGGTGAAAACTGAACCGCCAGTCGCAAATATGCCACGCTTCGACTACATCTATTTCGCGACAGGAATCCAGACAGACGTTTCAAGACTATCTTATCTGCAAACTATGCAACGGAAATATCCGATCAACAGCTATGGTGGATTCCCCTGTGTCAATGACGATTTAATGTGGAAAGACAATGTGCCATTGTTTACACTGGGAAGGCTATCTGCACTGAGATTGGGGCCGGCCGCTCCAAATATCGGTGGTGCAAAACTGGGAGCAGAACGAGTTGCATGGGCAATTGAAGCAACAGTGAAACCATCTGGATGGCAGGAGTATGGGGAAGAAGAACGCAATGATGAAATCACAGGCTATCTTTCTGGTCATGGCAACATGTATAGTTCGCTAGCGAGTGAAGCTTCCCAAGCATGA
- a CDS encoding 3-hydroxymethyl-3-methylglutaryl-Coenzyme A lyase (similar to Aspergillus flavus NRRL3357 XP_002380641.1): MALPTSASSVRIVEVGPRDGLQNVKKRIPTATKIELITKLLAAGLQTVEVTSVVSPRAVPQLADCESVLVDTQVQRLLQDPQRRAPVLIPNLKGLDIALKHGVKEVAVFVSASEGFSQANIKCSVQQGLDNSRHVAERARSQGIAVRGYVSCVISCPFDGPTPHQAVLGCVRQLLDMGCYEISLGDTIGVGTPKQVRNLIFFLVEAGIPLANLAGHFHDTYGQAMANVWAAYDCGLRVFDSSVAGLGGCPYAPGAKGNLATEDLVYSLEMSGIHTGVDLEQLVNIGNWISQQLSAPNSSRAGVALRAASSRTKSREIPPSTNLRWTQQDAGEGIQVFRSGTNLKLVLNRPRNGNALTASMISQLTDIFETARLDQTITRIALAAQGKYFCTGMDLGRGSSPVAKGGSTSDAQFTRLTRLFEAIDNAPQVTIALVQGPAFGGGVGLAFACDIRLMTSTASIRLTEVRLGLAPATISKYVTRELGVSFTREAMLSARTISSQELLRLGKVAAVIEPGEEAQQALDTYMIRLKQCAPRSSTLTKKLVRLSWEDGEGGNKQADGIRQVFDEMMMPDSEAAHGLEQFQSGVKEIDWDSYTLTKAQKKSRL, translated from the exons ATGGCATTGCCAACTTCAGCCTCTTCAGTCCGAATTGTCGAAGTCGGGCCGCGTGACGGACTTCAAAATGTGAAGAAACGGATTCCGACCGCCACGAAAATCGAGCTCATTACAAAGCTACTTGCAGCTGGTCTTCAAACTGTTGAAGTCACGTCCGTCGTCAGCCCAAGAGCTGTTCCACAACTGGCAGATTGCGAGTCGGTGTTGGTGGATACACAGGTCCAACGATTGCTTCAGGACCCTCAAAGAAGAGCCCCTGTTCTGATTCCGAACTTAAAGGGTCTGGATATTGCGCTGAAACACGGCGTCAAAGAAGTCGCCGTCTTTGTTAGCGCGTCAGAGGGCTTCAGtcaagccaacatcaagtgCAGCGTGCAACAGGGGCTCGATAACAGCCGCCATGTTGCTGAAAGGGCTCGGTCTCAGGGCATAGCTGTGCGCGG TTATGTGTCCTGCGTCATTTCATGTCCCTTCGACGGACCAACGCCACACCAGGCTGTTCTAGGATGCGTCAGACAATTATTAGACATGGGCTGCTATGAAATTAGCCTAGGGGATACTATTGGCGTTGGGACACCTAAACAAGTGCGAAACCTCATCTTTTTCTTAGTTGAAGCGGGGATTCCCCTGGCAAACCTCGCTGGACACTTCCATGACACTTATGGCCAGGCCATGGCAAATGTGTGGGCTGCATACGACTGCGGTTTGCGAGTGTTTGACAGCAGTGTAGCCGGTCTTGGAGGTTGTCCGTATGCCCCTGGTGCAAAAGGCAATCTGGCCACAGAAGACCTGGTATACTCGCTAGAGATGTCGGGAATACATACTGGTGTAGACCTGGAGCAACTCGTCAACATTGGCAACTGGATATCGCAACAGCTCTCAGCTCCGAACTCAAGCCgtgctggtgttgccttGCGAGCAGCGAGTAGCAGAACCAAGTCTCGCGAGATTCCACCGAGCACGAACTTGAGATGGACTCAGCAAGATGCCGGTGAAGGCATTCAGGTCTTCCGAAGCGGAACAAATCTCAAGCTTGTTCTGAACCGTCCTCGAAACGGCAACGCTCTTACAGCCAGCATGATATCACAACTGACCGACATCTTTGAAACAGCGCGACTAGATCAAACTATTACAAGAATTGCTCTCGCTGCTCagggcaaatacttttgcACGGGGATGGACCTCGGACGAGGCAGTTCGCCCGTCGCCAAAGGTGGTTCCACTTCGGATGCGCAGTTTACTCGTTTGACACGACTctttgaagccattgacaATGCACCACAAGTCACTATTGCCCTCGTTCAGGGTCCGGCGTTTGGGGGTGGTGTTGGGCTTGCTTTTGCGTGTGATATTCGTCTTATGACCAGCACGGCTAGCATTAGACTAACCGAAGTGCGACTTGGACTTGCGCCAGCGACGATATCGAAGTATGTGACTCGAGAGCTTGGTGTTTCATTTACTCGCGAAGCCATGCTATCTGCGCGCACTATATCCTCGCAGGAACTTTTGAGATTAGGCAAAGTTGCCGCCGTTATTGAGCCAGGCGAAGAGGCACAACAGGCCCTTGACACTTACATGATTCGCCTGAAGCAATGTGCGCCCCGTtcgtcaacattgacgaagaagttGGTTCGGCTAAGttgggaagatggcgagggcGGCAACAAACAGGCTGACGGTATTCGCCAAGTATTTGacgagatgatgatgccagaCAGTGAGGCAGCCCACGGCCTCGAGCAGTTCCAGTCCGGTGTAAAGGAAATAGATTGGGATAGCTATACTCTGACAAAGGCACAGAAGAAATCTCGATTGTAG
- a CDS encoding long-chain-fatty-acid-CoA ligase (similar to Neosartorya fischeri NRRL 181 XP_001264038.1): MSTQQTKLSIVSGATDEPLWTSTLGALIETQARHYGERTAAVFPWQNVSMTYRDLLFRSKLIAKALLASGVQHGDAVAITAGNCFQYIEVFFGAARIGCPVVVLNSTYTPSELLRAAAFSKCKIVFAARFSGPRGDLSEHLHHLARNCRDDVQLILFDDLFKASDARVKSTTYDDFVARQEVSRLSDLLLMKKESLVKADDVLNIQFTSGTTGSPKASMLTHINLINNGKLVGDQLRLTQTDVICCPPPLFHCFGLVMGLLGAVTHGSSIVFPSSQFNADLILDSIESERCTVLYGVPTMFVVELEANKKRKRNTSSLKKALAAGSLVPQAVMDRIKREINLDTVLIAYGMTETSPVTFGTGFDDPAEYRLTSVGTVFPHTSAKIIDSKGNIVPRGVRGEICTSGYALQKGYLNNPQKTAEAMRTDRDGVLWMHTGDEGVIDQNGYCRVTGRIKDTIIRGGENIMPTEIEERLLAHESIAEASVVGLPDEKYGEVVACFLRQNEACIRPDNAGIAIWVQKTLGRHKAPKYVYWIGDAGVGQDFPKTGSGKHQKHILRDIGTRLLQSAAVAQVDTLRARL, from the exons ATGTCTACTCAGCAAACAAAACTCTCCATTGTCAGCGGTGCGACCGATGAGCCGCTATGGACTTCCACTTTAGGCGCACTGATCGAAACCCAGGCGAGGCATTATGGCGAACGTACCGCTGCAGTATTTCCATGGCAAAATGTGTCGATGACTTATCGAGACCTGCTTTTCCGAAGCAAGCTTATTGCCAAAGCCCTGCTTGCCTCTGGAGTCCAGCATGGGGATGCGGTGGCTATTACAGCCGGGAATTGCTTTCAATACATCGAAGTGTTTTTTGGGGCAGCTCGAATTGGCTGCCCCGTGGTAGTTTTGAACTCTACCTACACGCCGTCTGAGCTATTacgagcagcagcatttTCTA AATGCAAAATTGTTTTCGCAGCACGGTTCTCTGGTCCTCGGGGAGATCTGTCCGAGCATCTCCATCACCTTGCTAGAAATTGCAGAGATGATGTTCAACTCATTCTCTTTGACGACTTGTTCAAGGCATCGGATGCGCGAGTAAAGTCGACCACATACGACGACTTTGTTGCGCGGCAAGAAGTATCACGCCTTAGCGatttgctgttgatgaaAAAGGAGTCACTTGTCAAGGCGGATGATGTGCTCAACATACAATTTACCTCTG GCACAACTGGCTCACCAAAAGCCTCTATGCTCACACATAT AAATTTAATAAACAACGGCAAGCTTGTTGGAGATCAACTTCGGCTTACTCAAACAGATGTCATCTGTTGTCCACCACCATTGTTCCACTGCTTCGGTCTCGTCATGGGTCTTCTTGGTGCCGTTACGCACGGGAGCTCGATCGTCTTTCCTTCGTCGCAGTTTAACGCAGACCTGATTCTGGACAGCATTGAATCTGAACGGTGCACTGTTCTATACGGTGTTCCAACTATGTTTGTCGTCGAACTGGAAGCCAACAAAAAGCGGAAGAGAAACACGTCATCACTTAAAAAGGCACTTGCTGCTGGCTCACTGGTCCCACAAGCCGTGATGGATAGAATCAAGCGAGAAATCAACCTGGATACTGTGCTGATTGCATATGGCATGACCGAGACCAGCCCAGTAACCTTCGGTACAGGCTTTGATGACCCTGCGGAATACCGACTTACCTCTGTAGGGACCGTCTTCCCCCACACCAGCGCCAAAATTATCGATTCCAAAGGCAATATTGTGCCTCGCGGAGTTCGTGGTGAAATTTGCACCAGTGGATATGCTCTTCAAAAGGGGTATTTGAACAACCCTCAAAAAACGGCAGAGGCGATGAGAACAGACCGTGATGGCGTGCTGTGGATGCACACGGGGGATGAGGGCGTCATTGATCAGAACGGATATTGCCGAGTAACTGGTCGAATTAAAGACACGATAATTAGAG GTGGCGAAAACATCATGCCAACCGAGATTGAAGAACGGCTTCTGGCTCACGAGAGCATCGCGGAGGCAAGCGTCGTCGGTCTACCGGATGAAAAGTATGGTGAAGTTGTGGCATGCTTTCTGCGCCAAAACGAAGCGTGTATCAGACCTGATAACGCCGGCATTGCTATCTGGGTGCAGAAGACTCTTGGCCGCCACAAAGCCCCCAAGTATGTATACTGGATTGGGGATGCCGGGGTTGGGCAAGACTTTCCCAAGACGGGAAGTGGGAAGCACCAGAAACATATTCTTCGGGATATTGGAACGAGATTGTTGCAGAGCGCTGCTGTGGCACAGGTTGATACACTCAGGGCACGATTGTGA
- a CDS encoding beta-alanine synthase (similar to Neosartorya fischeri NRRL 181 XP_001265583.1) — MSRLALSDDDARVRQWFAEETAKLDCQLTVDKMGNQFARKNGSSNSGAPMIAMGSHLDTQPRGGRYDGILGVLAAVEVLRTLKDAGYTTNYDVGAINWTNEEGARFPNSMVSSGVWAGKIPLQKAWSLADIFDPSATMHSELVRHGYVGDVECSSDAATGFPLTAHFELHIEQGPILERTGRKIGVVQGAQAYKWITVSVTGRDAHTGTTPLDMRSDPLLATAKMIASSNAIAKRHGALASTGVVKIPPNSSTNTIASTTSFSLDIRHPEDHVVAQVLSECLESFEAISKEDGKGVKFNWTLDTDSAATKFDKDCIKAVEMAANDIVGPDGWSPLTSGAGHDSVYTSKKVPTTMIFVPCKDGVSHHPEEYCSPEDCAIGAQALLQAVVNYDNMLSGKND; from the exons ATGTCGCGGCTTGCACTatccgacgacgacgcccGGGTGAGGCAGTGGTTCGCTGAAGAGACAGCCAAACTGGACTGCCAATTAACCGTGGACAAGATGGGAAATCAGTTTGCGAGGAAGAACGGATCATCCAACTCGGGTGCTCCCATGATTGCAATGGGAAGCCATCTGGACACACAACCGCGTGGAGGGCGCTATGATGGAATTCTGGGTGTTCTTGCAGCCGTTGAAGTTCTGAGAACTTTGAAGGATGCAGGATACACTACCAATTatgatgttggcgccatcAATTGGACCAA TGAGGAGGGTGCCCGATTTCCAAACTCAATGGTATCATCTGGCGTGTGGGCTGGCAAGATACCTCTACAGAAAGCGTGGAGCCTAGCAGATATCTTTGATCCTTCTGCAACCATGCACTCGGAGCTTGTGCGCCACGGTTATGTTGGGGATGTCGAATGTTCAAGCGATGCAGCGACGGGGTTTCCGCTCACAGCGCATTTTGAACTGCACATTGAACAAGGTCCTATTCTGGAACGGACAGGCAGAAAGATTGGCGTCGTGCAAGGAGCTCAGGCGTACAAATGGATAACTGTGTCTGTCACGGGTCGTGATGCTCACACCGGCACGACGCCATTAGACATGCGGAGTGATCCGTTACTAGCAACGGCCAAAATGATTGCCTCGTCGAATGCCATTGCAAAGAGGCATGGCGCTTTGGCATCCACAGGAGTCGTAAAGATACCACCGAACTCATCCACAAATACCATTGCTTCGACGACGTCTTTCTCGTTGGATATCCGCCATCCAGAGGATCACGTAGTGGCCCAAGTGCTCAGCGAGTGCCTCGAGTCGTTTGAAGCAATTAGCAAGGAGGATGGAAAGGGCGTCAAGTTCAATTGGACGCTCGACACTGATTCGGCTGCGACAAAGTTTGACAAGGACTGCATCAAGGCCGTTGAGATGGCAGCAAATGACATTGTTGGGCCCGATGGATGGAGTCCGTTGACGAGCGGAGCTGGCCATGACAGCGTATACACGAGTAAAAAGGTACCGACCACTATGATATTTGTGCCTTGTAAGGATGGTGTAAGCCATCATCCCGAAGAGTACTGTAGTCCTGAAGATTG TGCTATTGGAGCTCAGGCGCTGTTGCAAGCAGTTGTTAATTATGATAACATGCTGTCCGGGAAGAACGATTAA
- a CDS encoding SecE/Sec61-gamma subunits of protein translocation complex domain-containing protein — protein MSDQIQELVDTPSQFLKDGVQFMNKCQKPDKKEFAKICQAVGTGFVIMGVVGYLVKLIHIPINQILVGGA, from the exons ATGTCCGATCAGATCCAGGAGCTCGTCGATACCCCCAGCCAGTTCTTGAAGGATGGCGTTCAATTCATGAACAAGTGCCAGAAGC CCGACAAGAAGGAGTTTGCCAAGATTTGCCAGGCTGTCGGTACcggcttcgtcatcatggGAGTTGTCGGATACCTCGTCAAGCTGA TCCACATCCCCATCAACCAGATCCTCGTGGGTGGCGCATAA
- a CDS encoding epoxide hydrolase-like protein (similar to Metarhizium robertsii ARSEF 23 XP_007824697.1), translating to MAPQLVSRKSFEASNGHTYSYIHTAATTTSKPTLLFLHGFPSHIADWKYQIDHFTSLGYGTLACDLLGFGQSSKPKDPSSYRPKSMADEITRLLDALGLDKVIGIGHDIGSTLLSRFAAYHQDRFLAVIFLAVGPPKLGTPFNLDFINNMTKQAMGFELLGYINWLSTYDEKVQGILEKNTSSAMSLLFARDRQAWKEWFHPLNMMEQFVTQDKRVPIGEWYTEDLQRQHLEDFHKEGGYTGSTRWYRMWRDNLFAPDEKGFEQVTLTQPSLFVAPQGAELQEQMLREWAPQLTVEYVDSGHWVHLERASETNAAIERFLSTCNLGCAT from the coding sequence ATGGCTCCTCAACTAGTCTCTCGTAAATCGTTCgaggcatcaaatggccACACATATTCTTACATCCACACAGCCGCCACAACGACTTCAAAGCCGactctcctcttcctccacggCTTCCCATCGCATATTGCGGATTGGAAATACCAAATCGATCACTTCACTTCGCTTGGTTACGGTACTTTAGCCTGTGATCTCCTCGGTTTTGGCCAAAGCAGCAAGCCCAAGGATCCCTCGAGCTACCGCCCGAAATCAATGGCTGATGAAATAACCCGCTTGCTAGACGCACTGGGCTTGGACAAAGTCATTGGTATTGGGCATGATATCGGTTCCACGCTTTTGTCTCGCTTTGCGGCTTACCACCAAGATAGATTCCTAGCAGTCATCTTTCTCGCAGTCGGGCCACCAAAACTAGGCACTCCCTTCAACctcgacttcatcaacaacatgaccaAGCAGGCCATGGGATTCGAACTCTTGGGATACATAAACTGGCTGAGCACATATGACGAAAAGGTCCAAGGCATATTAGAGAAGAACACTTCGAGCGCCATGAGCCTATTATTCGCCCGTGATCGTCAAGCATGGAAGGAATGGTTCCATCCGCTGAACATGATGGAGCAATTCGTTACCCAAGACAAACGCGTTCCCATTGGGGAATGGTACACCGAGGACTTGCAAAGGCAGCATCTAGAAGACTTCCACAAAGAGGGTGGATATACTGGCTCTACAAGATGGTATCGCATGTGGCGCGATAATTTGTTTGCGCCCGATGAGAAGGGCTTCGAGCAGGTTACTCTGACACAGCCGAGTCTCTTCGTCGCACCTCAAGGGGCAGAGCTACAAGAGCAAATGCTGAGGGAGTGGGCGCCGCAATTGACGGTTGAGTATGTCGATTCGGGACATTGGGTTCATCTAGAAAGAGCATCAGAGACAAATGCAGCGATAGAAAGGTTTTTGAGCACATGTAACTTGGGTTGTGCAACATAG